A window of the Streptomyces sp. JB150 genome harbors these coding sequences:
- a CDS encoding MFS transporter: MTAAFMDLVDVTIVNIAIPSIQREAGASVAQIQWITAGYALAFAAGLITGGRLGDIHGRKRVFLIGIGGFTVASALCGLAANPEMLVAARVLQGAMAALMVPQVLSIVHATFPAHERGKVFGLFGAVVGLGAVSGPLLGALLTEWNLFGLEWRPIFLINLPVGLAGLILGGRFITESKAPRALKLDLAGVALVTLGLLMLLYPLTRGRELGWPLWGHLSMAGAFVVFAALVAYERRKAARDGSPLVELSLFRVKSFAAGIAVQTVFGVALGIFFLVWTLYLQIGLGWGELKAGLTGVPFSVAVSVAAGLSVQKLVPRFGRKVLQAGALIMAAGVLLYLWECDRYGLSIAPWQMALPLVVMGVGMGLIVAPLTDAVLSEVPREHAGSASGLINTVQQMGNALGLGLVSVVFYGVIDEHLTPAGTGPAFVNAFQHALGWVAGVLAVIFLLMTALPKRPAQHVEGAAPAATGSASPEKAAERELVS, from the coding sequence ATGACGGCGGCCTTCATGGACCTCGTCGACGTCACGATCGTCAACATCGCCATCCCGTCCATCCAGCGGGAGGCGGGCGCGTCCGTCGCCCAGATCCAGTGGATCACCGCCGGTTACGCCCTCGCCTTCGCCGCCGGCCTGATCACCGGTGGCCGTCTCGGCGACATCCACGGCCGTAAGCGGGTGTTCCTCATCGGCATCGGCGGCTTCACCGTCGCCTCCGCGCTGTGCGGACTCGCCGCGAACCCGGAGATGCTGGTCGCCGCGCGCGTCCTGCAGGGCGCCATGGCCGCGCTGATGGTGCCTCAGGTGCTGTCGATCGTGCACGCCACCTTCCCGGCGCACGAACGGGGCAAGGTCTTCGGGCTGTTCGGCGCGGTCGTCGGGCTCGGCGCGGTCTCCGGGCCGCTGCTGGGCGCGCTGCTGACGGAGTGGAACCTGTTCGGGCTCGAATGGCGCCCCATCTTCCTCATCAACCTGCCGGTCGGCCTCGCGGGCCTGATCCTGGGCGGCCGTTTCATCACCGAGTCCAAGGCGCCGCGCGCCCTCAAGCTGGACCTGGCCGGTGTCGCGCTGGTGACGCTGGGCCTGCTGATGCTGCTCTACCCGTTGACCCGTGGCCGCGAGCTGGGCTGGCCGTTGTGGGGCCATCTGTCCATGGCCGGCGCGTTCGTCGTCTTCGCGGCGCTGGTGGCGTACGAGCGGCGCAAGGCCGCCCGCGACGGCTCCCCGCTGGTGGAACTGTCCCTGTTCCGGGTGAAGAGCTTCGCGGCGGGCATCGCCGTGCAGACCGTGTTCGGGGTGGCGCTCGGCATCTTCTTCCTGGTGTGGACGCTGTATCTGCAGATCGGTCTGGGCTGGGGCGAGTTGAAGGCGGGTCTGACCGGTGTGCCGTTCTCCGTCGCCGTCTCCGTGGCGGCCGGGCTGTCCGTGCAGAAGCTGGTCCCGCGCTTCGGCCGCAAGGTCCTCCAGGCGGGCGCGCTGATCATGGCGGCGGGCGTGCTGCTCTACCTCTGGGAGTGCGACCGCTACGGCCTGTCCATCGCCCCCTGGCAGATGGCGCTGCCGCTGGTCGTGATGGGCGTCGGGATGGGGCTGATCGTCGCCCCGCTGACCGACGCGGTGCTGTCGGAGGTGCCGCGCGAGCACGCGGGTTCGGCGTCCGGGCTCATCAACACCGTGCAGCAGATGGGCAACGCACTCGGGCTCGGCCTGGTGTCCGTGGTCTTCTACGGCGTGATCGACGAGCACCTGACCCCGGCCGGGACGGGTCCGGCCTTCGTGAACGCCTTCCAGCACGCCCTCGGCTGGGTGGCCGGCGTGCTGGCCGTGATCTTCCTGCTGATGACCGCGCTGCCGAAGCGCCCGGCGCAGCACGTGGAGGGTGCGGCGCCGGCGGCGACCGGGAGCGCCTCGCCCGAGAAGGCGGCCGAACGGGAACTGGTCTCCTGA
- a CDS encoding YafY family protein, which yields MTTDTPARLLQLLSLLQTPREWPGGELADRLAVSRRTVRRDIDRLRELGYPVQATKGSDGGYRLVAGKAMPPLVLDDEEAVAIAVGLRAGAGHAVEGVDEASVRALAKLEQVLPSRLRHRVATLQAATTPLTSGDGPSIAPETLTVMASTVAGHERLRFAYRAKDGTESRRLTEPYRLVSTGRRWYLVAYDLDRADWRTFRVDRISDPFATGARFTPRELPTGSAAEYLRRSIARQSETYDFTVTFAAPAQAVGDRLPSWVGTPEPLDDATCRLHGTTGDPVEWLAVRLAMLGHEFSVQEPAELVECVRELGGRLTRAAGD from the coding sequence ATGACGACGGACACCCCGGCCCGGCTGCTACAGCTCCTCTCCCTCCTCCAGACCCCGCGCGAGTGGCCCGGCGGCGAGCTGGCCGACCGGCTCGCGGTCTCCCGGCGCACGGTCCGGCGGGACATCGACCGGCTGCGCGAGCTGGGCTACCCCGTGCAGGCGACCAAGGGCTCCGACGGCGGCTACCGGCTGGTCGCGGGCAAGGCCATGCCGCCGCTCGTCCTCGACGACGAGGAGGCGGTGGCCATCGCGGTCGGCCTGCGGGCCGGCGCCGGACACGCCGTCGAGGGCGTGGACGAGGCGTCGGTACGGGCCCTGGCCAAGCTGGAGCAGGTGCTGCCGTCCCGGCTGCGCCACCGCGTCGCCACGCTCCAGGCCGCCACCACGCCCCTGACCAGCGGCGACGGTCCGAGCATCGCCCCCGAGACACTGACCGTCATGGCCTCGACGGTGGCCGGCCACGAGCGGCTGCGGTTCGCCTACCGCGCCAAGGACGGCACCGAGTCCCGCCGCCTCACCGAGCCGTACCGCCTGGTGTCGACCGGCCGCCGCTGGTACCTCGTCGCCTACGACCTCGACCGCGCGGACTGGCGTACCTTCCGCGTCGACCGGATCAGCGACCCCTTCGCCACCGGCGCCCGCTTCACCCCGCGCGAACTGCCCACGGGGAGCGCGGCGGAGTACCTCCGGCGGTCGATCGCCCGGCAGAGCGAGACGTACGACTTCACGGTCACCTTCGCGGCCCCCGCCCAGGCCGTCGGGGACCGCCTGCCGTCCTGGGTGGGCACGCCGGAACCCCTGGACGACGCCACCTGCCGCCTCCACGGCACGACCGGCGACCCGGTGGAGTGGCTGGCGGTACGCCTCGCCATGCTGGGCCACGAGTTCAGCGTCCAGGAGCCCGCGGAACTGGTGGAGTGCGTACGGGAGCTGGGGGGCCGGCTGACCCGGGCGGCGGGTGACTGA
- a CDS encoding TetR family transcriptional regulator, which produces MEIARAAAGLFVRQGLRATRAEDIARAAGIAPRTFYRYFAGKEEAVAPLYAAGAQRWAEAVREAPAGLSVPEALEHAVRHTLSPGAGVSAASWEWVRTLIRLATTSPALRKVWAEVCQEAEGTLAEVLAARTTTATAAATAADPTPSADNVAEHTPDGLAGTAAPHAADTAAAAHAADAAAPSPSPGAPAPRFAAAVASAAVRVAVENWAAGDAPPTGPAGPAALALRNLAALRDFPWEGRHAP; this is translated from the coding sequence ATGGAGATCGCCCGCGCGGCGGCCGGCCTGTTCGTCCGTCAGGGCCTGCGCGCCACCCGCGCCGAGGACATCGCCCGGGCCGCGGGCATCGCACCGCGCACCTTCTACCGCTACTTCGCCGGCAAGGAAGAGGCCGTCGCCCCGCTCTACGCCGCCGGCGCCCAGCGCTGGGCCGAGGCGGTGCGCGAGGCCCCGGCCGGCCTGTCCGTGCCCGAGGCCCTGGAACACGCCGTCCGGCACACCCTGTCCCCGGGCGCCGGGGTCTCGGCCGCGTCCTGGGAGTGGGTCCGCACCCTCATCCGCCTGGCCACCACCAGCCCGGCGCTGCGGAAGGTGTGGGCCGAGGTGTGCCAGGAGGCGGAGGGCACGCTGGCGGAGGTCCTGGCGGCACGGACCACCACGGCGACCGCCGCCGCGACCGCCGCGGACCCCACCCCGAGCGCCGACAACGTTGCCGAGCACACCCCCGACGGGCTCGCCGGGACCGCTGCGCCGCACGCGGCCGACACGGCTGCCGCTGCACACGCGGCCGACGCGGCCGCTCCCTCCCCTTCCCCAGGCGCCCCCGCCCCCCGCTTCGCCGCCGCCGTCGCCAGTGCCGCCGTACGCGTGGCCGTGGAGAACTGGGCGGCGGGTGACGCTCCGCCGACCGGCCCGGCGGGTCCGGCCGCGCTGGCGCTGCGGAACCTGGCGGCGCTGCGGGACTTCCCGTGGGAGGGGCGACACGCCCCCTAG
- a CDS encoding sigma-70 family RNA polymerase sigma factor, whose translation MATRAVARRTSAAGGTTQAVGSGGDTVDAAGSVRAHGGEIADRDLVGMYLDEIARTPLLDAAKEVELSQIIEAGVFAQQILDGYEESKTEASREELEALVAEGERAKDVFIRSNLRLVVAVARRYPRSGLPLLDLIQEGNAGLVRAVEKFDYRKGFKFSTYATWWIRQAITRSIADQSRTIRLPVHLVEELGRIRRVQREFNREHGRDPEPAEIAAELGSTPERVTDVLDWARDPVSLNMSVDDEGETQFGDLLEDTSAVSPEQSVLTLLRSEELDDLIGRLDQRTASIIKMRYGIEDGRERTLTEVGKEHGLTRERIRQIEKHALLELKKLARDTGFDAAA comes from the coding sequence ATGGCAACCCGTGCCGTCGCCCGTCGTACGTCTGCGGCTGGGGGTACCACCCAGGCTGTCGGGTCCGGGGGAGACACCGTCGACGCGGCAGGCAGTGTCCGCGCCCATGGCGGCGAGATCGCGGACCGCGACCTGGTCGGTATGTACCTGGACGAGATCGCGCGGACGCCGCTGCTCGACGCCGCGAAGGAAGTCGAGCTGTCCCAGATCATCGAAGCGGGCGTGTTCGCACAGCAGATCCTCGACGGGTACGAGGAGTCGAAGACCGAGGCCTCCCGCGAGGAGCTGGAAGCCCTGGTCGCCGAGGGGGAGCGGGCCAAGGACGTCTTCATCCGCTCCAACCTGCGCCTCGTCGTCGCCGTCGCCCGCCGCTATCCGCGCAGCGGCCTGCCGCTGCTGGACCTGATCCAGGAGGGCAACGCCGGCCTGGTCCGCGCCGTGGAGAAGTTCGACTACCGCAAGGGCTTCAAGTTCTCCACCTACGCGACCTGGTGGATCCGTCAGGCCATCACCCGTTCCATAGCCGACCAGTCCCGCACCATCCGCCTGCCCGTCCACCTCGTGGAGGAGCTGGGCCGCATCCGCCGCGTGCAGCGCGAGTTCAACCGTGAGCACGGCCGGGACCCGGAGCCCGCCGAGATCGCCGCGGAGCTGGGCTCGACGCCGGAGCGCGTGACGGACGTGCTCGACTGGGCCCGCGACCCGGTCTCGCTGAACATGTCCGTGGACGACGAGGGCGAGACCCAGTTCGGCGACCTGCTGGAGGACACCTCCGCCGTGTCGCCCGAGCAGTCGGTGCTCACCCTGCTGCGCAGCGAGGAGCTGGACGACCTGATCGGCCGCCTCGACCAGCGCACGGCCTCCATCATCAAGATGCGGTACGGCATCGAGGACGGCCGCGAGCGCACCCTGACCGAGGTCGGCAAGGAGCACGGGCTGACCCGTGAGCGCATCCGGCAGATCGAGAAGCACGCGCTGCTGGAGCTGAAGAAGCTGGCGCGGGACACGGGGTTCGACGCGGCGGCGTGA
- a CDS encoding class III extradiol ring-cleavage dioxygenase: MAATTQERMPALYLSHGAPPLADDPVWPGELAAWSAALPRPRAILMVSAHWEEAPLALAATEPVPLVYDFWGFPEHYYRVRYDAPGAPALAESVRKLLRAPGMPVQDIPDRGLDHGAYVPLVEMYPDADIPVLQVSLPTLDPVRLMEIGRRLAPLRDEGVLIVGSGFFTHNLAALRHTGPGVPGWSAEFDDWGRRALESRDVDALLDFPNKAPAGRYAHPRTEHFAPLFVTLGAADAVGELGEQKSVIDGFWMGLAKRSVQFG, from the coding sequence ATGGCCGCCACCACCCAGGAGCGCATGCCCGCGCTCTACCTCAGCCACGGCGCCCCGCCGCTCGCGGACGACCCGGTCTGGCCCGGCGAGCTGGCCGCCTGGTCGGCCGCACTGCCGCGCCCCAGGGCGATCCTCATGGTCTCCGCCCACTGGGAGGAGGCCCCGCTCGCCCTCGCGGCCACCGAGCCCGTCCCCCTCGTGTACGACTTCTGGGGCTTCCCCGAGCACTACTACCGGGTCCGCTACGACGCGCCGGGCGCCCCCGCGCTCGCCGAGTCCGTGCGCAAGCTCCTGCGCGCCCCCGGCATGCCCGTCCAGGACATCCCGGACCGGGGGCTCGACCACGGCGCGTACGTCCCGCTCGTCGAGATGTACCCGGACGCCGACATCCCCGTCCTGCAGGTCTCCCTGCCCACCCTCGACCCGGTGCGCCTGATGGAGATCGGCCGGCGGCTCGCGCCGCTGCGCGACGAGGGGGTGCTGATCGTCGGCTCCGGCTTCTTCACCCACAACCTCGCCGCCCTGCGCCACACCGGGCCCGGCGTGCCGGGCTGGTCGGCCGAGTTCGACGACTGGGGGCGGCGGGCGCTGGAGTCGCGGGACGTCGACGCCCTGCTGGACTTCCCGAACAAGGCCCCGGCGGGCCGCTACGCCCACCCGCGCACCGAGCACTTCGCCCCGCTGTTCGTGACGCTGGGCGCCGCGGACGCGGTCGGTGAGCTGGGGGAACAGAAGTCCGTGATCGACGGGTTCTGGATGGGTCTGGCGAAGCGGTCGGTGCAGTTCGGCTGA
- a CDS encoding MarR family transcriptional regulator: protein MNTAAAPDPAEPRWLTAEEQLVWRSYIEAATLLEDHLDRQLQRDAGMPHVYYGLLVKLAESPRRRLRMTELAKHAKITRSRLSHAVARLEKSGWVRREDCPSDKRGQFAVLTDEGMEVLRRSAPGHVAAVRQAVFDRLTPEQQKSLGEIMRIIAEGLQPAEAGADLPWLR from the coding sequence ATGAACACGGCAGCCGCACCCGACCCGGCGGAGCCCCGTTGGCTCACCGCCGAGGAACAGCTCGTCTGGCGCTCGTACATCGAGGCCGCCACCCTGCTGGAGGACCATCTCGACCGTCAGCTCCAGCGTGACGCGGGAATGCCGCACGTGTACTACGGCCTGCTGGTCAAGCTCGCCGAGTCGCCGCGCCGCCGGCTGCGCATGACCGAACTCGCCAAGCACGCCAAGATCACCCGCTCCCGGCTCTCGCACGCCGTCGCCCGCCTGGAGAAGAGCGGCTGGGTCCGCCGGGAGGACTGCCCCTCCGACAAGCGCGGCCAGTTCGCCGTCCTCACCGACGAGGGGATGGAGGTACTGCGCCGGTCCGCGCCGGGCCATGTCGCCGCCGTACGCCAGGCGGTCTTCGACCGGCTCACCCCGGAACAGCAGAAGTCCCTCGGCGAGATCATGCGGATCATCGCCGAGGGACTTCAGCCGGCCGAGGCGGGTGCGGATCTGCCCTGGCTCAGGTGA
- a CDS encoding MFS transporter produces MSQTAAKASATPVPAPDPGRWRALIFIALAQLMVVLDATIVNIALPSAQQDLGISDGNRQWVVTAYALAFGGLLLFGGRIADLWGRKRAFVVGLAGFAVASALGGAATNEAMMFGARALQGVFGALLAPAALSLLAVMFTDAKERAKAFGIYGAIAGGGGAVGLILGGFLTEYLDWRWTFLVNIPFAVVAAAGAWFVIREPEGGRNRNPLDIPGVLLSTLGLVALVYGFTRAESDGWSDSVTIGMFVGSAVLLLAFVLVEAKVKAPLLPLRVITERNRGGVYLSLGLAIIAMFGLFLFLTYYLQVVKGYSPVKTGFAFLPMIAGMITGSTQIGTRLMTRVAPRLLMGPGFLVAAVGMLLLTQMEIDSSYAALLMPAMLLLGLGMGTAFMPAMSLSTQGVEARDAGVASAMVNTSQQVGGAIGTALLNTIAASATTSYIADHLGSATSRSQQQLVQLEAMVQGYTSAIWFAVGILVAAAAIALTLVNAGRPGTTTVTGSGAGATAEDEVPVPVIAH; encoded by the coding sequence ATGTCTCAGACAGCCGCCAAGGCTTCCGCCACACCCGTTCCCGCGCCCGATCCCGGGCGCTGGAGAGCGCTCATCTTCATCGCGCTCGCCCAGCTGATGGTCGTGCTCGACGCGACCATCGTGAACATCGCCCTGCCCTCCGCCCAGCAGGACCTGGGCATATCGGACGGCAACCGCCAGTGGGTGGTCACGGCGTACGCCCTCGCCTTCGGCGGTCTGCTGCTGTTCGGCGGCCGGATCGCGGACCTGTGGGGCCGTAAGCGCGCCTTCGTCGTCGGTCTGGCCGGCTTCGCGGTGGCCTCCGCGCTGGGCGGTGCCGCCACCAACGAGGCGATGATGTTCGGCGCCCGCGCCCTCCAGGGTGTCTTCGGCGCCCTGCTCGCGCCCGCCGCGCTCTCGCTGCTCGCGGTGATGTTCACCGACGCCAAGGAGCGCGCCAAGGCGTTCGGCATCTACGGTGCGATCGCCGGTGGCGGTGGCGCCGTCGGTCTGATCCTCGGCGGGTTCCTCACCGAGTACCTGGACTGGCGCTGGACGTTTCTCGTCAACATCCCGTTCGCGGTGGTCGCCGCGGCCGGTGCCTGGTTCGTCATCCGTGAGCCGGAGGGCGGCCGCAACCGCAACCCGCTCGACATCCCGGGCGTCCTGCTGTCCACGCTGGGCCTGGTCGCGCTGGTCTACGGCTTCACCCGCGCCGAGTCCGACGGCTGGAGCGACAGCGTCACGATCGGCATGTTCGTCGGCTCGGCCGTGCTGCTGCTCGCGTTCGTACTGGTCGAGGCGAAGGTGAAGGCGCCGCTGCTGCCGCTGCGCGTGATCACCGAGCGCAACCGCGGCGGTGTCTACCTCTCCCTCGGTCTCGCGATCATCGCGATGTTCGGCCTGTTCCTCTTCCTGACCTACTACCTGCAGGTCGTGAAGGGCTACTCGCCGGTCAAGACCGGTTTCGCCTTCCTGCCGATGATCGCGGGCATGATCACGGGCTCCACCCAGATCGGCACCCGCCTGATGACCCGGGTCGCGCCGCGCCTGCTCATGGGCCCCGGCTTCCTGGTCGCCGCGGTCGGCATGCTGCTGCTGACGCAGATGGAGATCGACTCCTCCTACGCCGCCCTGCTGATGCCGGCGATGCTGCTGCTGGGCCTCGGCATGGGTACGGCGTTCATGCCGGCGATGTCCCTGTCCACGCAGGGCGTCGAGGCGCGGGACGCCGGCGTGGCCTCCGCGATGGTGAACACCTCGCAGCAGGTGGGCGGCGCGATCGGTACGGCGCTGCTGAACACCATCGCCGCGTCCGCCACCACGTCGTACATCGCCGACCACCTCGGCTCGGCGACCTCCCGCTCCCAGCAGCAGCTGGTCCAGCTGGAGGCCATGGTGCAGGGCTACACCAGCGCGATCTGGTTCGCCGTCGGCATCCTGGTGGCCGCCGCGGCGATCGCCCTGACCCTCGTCAACGCCGGGCGGCCGGGCACCACCACGGTCACCGGCTCGGGCGCGGGCGCCACGGCCGAGGACGAGGTGCCGGTGCCGGTGATCGCGCACTGA
- a CDS encoding TetR/AcrR family transcriptional regulator, with translation MQTATPARRKATRPRADALRNRERIVTAAREMFVEFGPDVPLDEIARRAGVGNATVYRNFPDRDALVREVVCAVIDRTVQAAERALAETGDAFTALERIAHAAADERISALCPMVSSTFDQHHPDLEAARLRFERLVGEVMDRAKAAGQVRPDVGVGDLMLGVAQLSRPPAGTACMSADRFVHRHLQLYLDGLRAPAPSTLPGRAVALEDLRRP, from the coding sequence GTGCAGACCGCCACCCCCGCGCGCCGCAAGGCGACCCGGCCGCGCGCCGACGCCCTGCGCAACCGGGAGCGGATCGTCACCGCCGCCCGGGAGATGTTCGTCGAGTTCGGCCCGGACGTGCCGCTCGACGAGATCGCCCGCCGCGCCGGTGTCGGCAACGCCACGGTGTACCGCAACTTCCCGGACCGCGACGCGCTGGTCCGCGAGGTCGTCTGCGCGGTCATCGACCGTACGGTGCAGGCGGCCGAGCGGGCGCTCGCGGAGACCGGGGACGCCTTCACGGCCCTGGAGCGCATCGCGCACGCCGCCGCCGACGAGCGGATCAGCGCCCTGTGCCCCATGGTCAGCAGCACGTTCGACCAGCACCACCCGGACCTGGAGGCCGCGCGGCTGCGGTTCGAGAGGCTGGTCGGAGAGGTCATGGACCGCGCCAAGGCGGCGGGGCAGGTCCGTCCCGACGTCGGCGTCGGCGACCTCATGCTCGGCGTCGCCCAGCTCAGCCGGCCCCCGGCCGGTACCGCCTGCATGAGCGCCGACCGCTTCGTCCACCGTCATCTCCAGCTGTACCTGGACGGGCTGCGGGCTCCGGCCCCCTCCACCCTCCCGGGTAGGGCCGTGGCCCTGGAGGACTTGCGCCGGCCCTGA
- a CDS encoding M6 family metalloprotease domain-containing protein, translating into MQPQPPSRRIRPAGPGAFLDGRARPDGGERAAPQGSERAASHGSERAAGHGSERAAGHGSDGSRHRDGDGDRPRRGGRITGSGRISPLRRTAALAAVTALTAALCTSAAGGHLTDGPATAGPRPATAAESSALAPCMIRSDRDVQMSEGIPTPSGYSPSTGTVRALTLMIDFADAPGSGRALDRYREFFPQTREWFRTSSYGRLDYRPDAPIREWLRMPRTFEEYGIERGAPFDPGYRKLVQDIVAAADPKVDFRSYDLLNVLVTPNAGPSALDTVLSVTFAGNAEAPTADGVPVANASFVYSRQDDGSGTYARTGYRVLPHENGHVFGLPDLYTQEGGGAVGHWDIMSEDWGANNDLLGWHKWKLGWLDAVQVSCAARPGTTEHTLTPLARPGGPKLVFVPLDRRTGYAVELRTREGNDEAVCRPGILIYKVDATVDTGQGPVTVYDSHRDSGGCTRSPNVHAELSDAPFSPGDTFKDPRHGIRISVVSADEDDDQHTIRVTRS; encoded by the coding sequence ATGCAGCCGCAGCCGCCCAGCCGTCGGATACGCCCGGCAGGACCCGGCGCCTTCCTCGACGGCCGAGCACGGCCGGACGGCGGCGAGCGGGCGGCGCCGCAGGGGAGCGAACGGGCGGCATCGCACGGCAGCGAGCGGGCGGCCGGGCACGGCAGCGAGCGGGCGGCCGGGCACGGCAGCGACGGTTCACGACACCGCGACGGCGACGGCGACCGACCACGACGTGGCGGGCGCATCACCGGCAGCGGCCGCATAAGTCCCCTCAGACGCACCGCGGCCCTCGCGGCGGTGACCGCGCTCACGGCGGCGCTCTGCACCTCCGCGGCCGGCGGACACCTCACCGACGGCCCGGCGACGGCCGGCCCCCGCCCGGCCACCGCGGCCGAGTCCTCGGCCCTGGCCCCCTGCATGATCCGCAGCGACCGGGACGTCCAGATGTCGGAGGGCATCCCCACCCCCAGCGGCTACTCCCCCTCCACCGGCACGGTCCGCGCCCTGACCCTGATGATCGACTTCGCGGACGCGCCGGGCAGCGGCAGGGCGCTGGACCGCTACCGCGAGTTCTTCCCGCAGACCCGCGAGTGGTTCCGCACCAGCTCCTACGGCCGCCTGGACTACCGCCCGGACGCCCCCATCCGCGAGTGGCTGCGGATGCCGCGGACCTTCGAGGAGTACGGCATAGAACGCGGCGCCCCGTTCGACCCCGGCTACCGCAAGCTGGTGCAGGACATCGTCGCCGCGGCCGATCCCAAGGTGGACTTCCGCTCGTACGACCTCCTGAACGTGCTGGTGACGCCGAACGCGGGCCCGTCCGCGCTGGACACGGTCCTGTCGGTGACGTTCGCCGGCAACGCGGAGGCGCCCACGGCGGACGGGGTGCCGGTCGCGAACGCGTCCTTCGTCTACTCCCGCCAGGACGACGGCTCCGGCACCTACGCGCGCACCGGCTACCGCGTCCTGCCGCACGAGAACGGGCACGTCTTCGGGCTGCCCGACCTGTACACCCAGGAGGGCGGCGGAGCCGTCGGCCACTGGGACATCATGAGCGAGGACTGGGGCGCCAACAACGATCTGCTCGGCTGGCACAAGTGGAAGCTGGGCTGGCTGGACGCGGTGCAGGTCTCCTGCGCCGCCCGCCCCGGCACCACCGAGCACACCCTCACCCCGCTCGCCCGCCCCGGCGGCCCGAAACTCGTCTTCGTCCCCCTCGACCGCCGCACCGGCTACGCCGTCGAACTGCGCACCCGCGAGGGCAACGACGAGGCGGTGTGCCGCCCCGGCATCCTCATCTACAAGGTCGACGCGACGGTGGACACCGGCCAGGGCCCGGTCACCGTCTACGACTCCCACCGCGACAGCGGCGGCTGCACCCGCAGCCCCAACGTCCACGCCGAACTCTCCGACGCTCCCTTCTCCCCCGGCGACACCTTCAAGGACCCGAGGCACGGCATCCGTATCTCGGTGGTGTCGGCGGACGAGGACGACGACCAGCACACCATCAGAGTCACCAGAAGCTGA